A stretch of Candidatus Vicinibacter affinis DNA encodes these proteins:
- a CDS encoding type IIA DNA topoisomerase subunit B: MALQNSYTEENIRSLDWKEHIRLRPGMYIGKLGDGSSIDDGIYILLKEVIDNCIDEYVMGFGREVDIEITDGLVTVRDYGRGIPLGKVIECVSQINTGGKYDSKAFKKSVGLNGVGTKAVNALSSYFKVQSVREGKCKAAEFSYGNLTKDYNLKSVDEPNGTTIIFRPDEKIFTKFRFIHEFIESRIWHYAYLNAGLRIHYLNKTYVSKNGLKDMLERRTDGETIHYPLIHLKGDDIEVVITHGLQYGEQYYSFVNGQYTSQGGTHLNYFREAIVKTVREFYKKDFDVKDIHTGIIGAVSVRIEEPVFESQTKTKLGSTTISPEGASLRSFIMDFISKELNNYLHKTPDTAKEMLSRILQSERERKEIAGIKKLANQRAKKANLHNKKLRDCRVHLTDAKMKSEIRDNSTLFITEGDSASGSITKSRNVESQAVFSLRGKPLNCFGMTKKIVYENEELNLLQHALDIEDGIENLRFNKVVIATDADVDGMHIRLLLLTFFLQFFPELVRNGHLFILETPLFRVRDKRQTFYCYSEKEKQEAIKNLRGKAEITRFKGLGEISPEEFGNFIGPDIRLEPVILNEDSHIETILGYYMGKNTPERQDFIIGNLRVDIDQLKPDEMDTLNVGAEIQEELVS; the protein is encoded by the coding sequence ATGGCACTGCAAAACAGTTATACCGAAGAAAACATCCGATCACTTGATTGGAAAGAACATATAAGACTTAGACCCGGGATGTACATCGGTAAGCTCGGAGATGGCAGTAGTATTGATGATGGAATTTACATCCTCTTAAAAGAAGTTATCGACAACTGCATTGATGAGTATGTTATGGGTTTTGGCAGGGAAGTAGACATTGAGATTACTGATGGTTTAGTGACCGTTAGAGACTATGGAAGAGGTATTCCATTAGGGAAAGTGATCGAATGCGTTTCACAAATAAATACCGGAGGAAAATACGATTCTAAAGCTTTTAAAAAATCCGTTGGATTAAACGGAGTTGGAACGAAAGCAGTTAATGCACTGTCTTCCTATTTTAAGGTTCAATCTGTTAGAGAAGGGAAATGTAAAGCAGCTGAATTTAGTTATGGTAATCTTACTAAAGATTATAATCTTAAATCAGTGGATGAGCCCAACGGAACAACCATTATTTTCAGACCTGATGAAAAAATTTTCACAAAATTCAGATTTATTCATGAATTCATTGAAAGCAGAATTTGGCATTATGCCTATTTGAATGCAGGATTGAGAATACATTATCTCAATAAAACATACGTTTCCAAAAACGGACTAAAGGATATGCTCGAGCGAAGAACAGATGGGGAAACTATCCACTATCCGTTGATTCACTTAAAAGGGGATGACATTGAAGTGGTTATTACACATGGGCTTCAATACGGTGAACAGTATTACAGCTTTGTGAATGGTCAGTATACTTCCCAGGGTGGTACTCACTTAAATTATTTTCGAGAAGCAATCGTTAAAACGGTTCGGGAATTTTATAAAAAAGATTTTGATGTTAAAGACATACATACAGGAATCATTGGAGCTGTTTCTGTTCGTATTGAGGAACCCGTTTTTGAATCTCAGACCAAAACAAAATTGGGATCTACGACCATTTCACCTGAAGGTGCATCCTTAAGGTCATTTATCATGGATTTCATCAGCAAGGAATTAAACAACTATCTGCATAAAACTCCAGATACTGCTAAAGAAATGCTGAGTAGAATTCTTCAATCCGAACGTGAACGAAAAGAAATAGCAGGAATTAAAAAACTGGCAAATCAAAGAGCCAAAAAAGCAAATCTTCACAATAAAAAACTTAGAGACTGCAGAGTACACCTCACAGATGCTAAAATGAAATCAGAAATCAGAGACAATTCCACCCTCTTTATCACAGAAGGTGATTCCGCAAGTGGATCTATTACAAAATCAAGAAACGTAGAATCTCAAGCGGTTTTTTCATTGCGAGGGAAACCTTTGAATTGTTTTGGAATGACAAAGAAAATTGTCTACGAAAATGAAGAACTTAATCTTCTGCAACATGCCTTGGACATAGAAGATGGTATAGAAAACTTAAGATTTAACAAAGTGGTGATTGCAACAGATGCAGACGTAGATGGAATGCATATTCGACTACTTTTACTGACCTTTTTTCTGCAGTTCTTTCCAGAGTTAGTAAGAAATGGACATCTGTTTATATTGGAAACTCCCCTTTTCAGGGTAAGAGATAAAAGACAAACATTTTATTGCTACTCAGAAAAAGAGAAGCAAGAGGCGATAAAAAACTTACGTGGAAAAGCAGAAATTACCCGATTTAAAGGATTAGGTGAAATTAGTCCGGAAGAGTTTGGAAACTTCATAGGGCCGGATATAAGATTGGAACCGGTTATCTTAAATGAGGACAGTCATATCGAAACCATTTTGGGATATTATATGGGGAAAAACACTCCGGAACGTCAGGATTTCATTATCGGAAATCTCAGGGTAGATATCGACCAGTTAAAACCGGATGAGATGGACACCTTAAATGTGGGTGCTGAAATCCAGGAAGAATTAGTCTCATAA
- a CDS encoding dihydroneopterin aldolase, which produces MAKSIDSVIELNQLEFYVRHGVYPLEKEVRQTFKVDLKLTIELPAKQRVTLNETVDYTKVYSVVAEIMEIPEELLENLILKILDAIFDRFKPVLSCSCRIEKFPQLGGRGSVALCLSQKRNFNGNEI; this is translated from the coding sequence ATGGCTAAATCAATAGATTCTGTTATTGAGTTGAATCAACTCGAATTTTATGTCAGACATGGTGTTTACCCTTTGGAGAAAGAAGTAAGACAAACTTTTAAAGTTGATTTAAAATTAACAATTGAGCTTCCAGCAAAACAAAGAGTAACTCTTAATGAAACGGTTGATTACACAAAAGTCTATTCGGTGGTTGCAGAAATTATGGAAATTCCGGAAGAACTATTGGAAAATCTAATCTTGAAAATTTTGGATGCCATTTTTGATAGATTCAAACCAGTCCTTTCATGCAGTTGCAGGATAGAAAAATTTCCCCAATTGGGAGGACGGGGTTCTGTGGCATTATGTCTTAGCCAGAAAAGAAATTTTAACGGCAATGAAATTTAA
- a CDS encoding HIT family protein, protein MSSIFSRIIAGEIPCYKVAETKNCFAFLDVKPLTKGHVLVVPKTEIDYYFDIEEGLFIEMNLFAKDLAKSIASVVPCIKVGVAVIGLEVAHAHIHLVPLNKISDLNFSNPRVEINQEEMISTATAIAMAYANNTKN, encoded by the coding sequence ATGTCCAGTATATTTTCAAGAATTATAGCTGGTGAAATTCCCTGCTACAAGGTTGCTGAAACTAAAAATTGTTTTGCATTTCTTGATGTGAAACCTCTTACAAAAGGCCATGTTTTGGTAGTTCCAAAAACTGAAATTGATTATTATTTTGATATCGAAGAAGGGCTTTTTATTGAAATGAATCTTTTTGCAAAGGATTTGGCAAAGTCCATCGCTTCAGTAGTCCCATGTATTAAAGTTGGTGTAGCTGTGATTGGGCTGGAGGTTGCTCACGCTCATATTCATTTGGTCCCATTAAATAAAATCAGTGATTTAAATTTTAGCAATCCAAGAGTTGAAATCAATCAAGAAGAAATGATTTCAACTGCTACCGCTATTGCGATGGCATATGCGAATAATACTAAAAACTAA
- the lptB gene encoding LPS export ABC transporter ATP-binding protein, whose translation MILRTENLIKKYGNRTVVNGVNINVQQGEIVGLLGPNGAGKTTTFYMIVGFITPDVGKVFLDDMDVTKEAMYIRARKGLGYLPQEPSVFRKLSVENNIKAILEMGNLSKEEQRSKLESLIDEFQLSKVRKNPGDSLSGGERRRTEIARALASDPSFILLDEPFAGIDPIAVEDIQSIVATLKGKNIGILITDHNVQETLSITDRAYLIFEGRILKSGTAEELAADENVRRVYLGQNFELKKRKPEREVL comes from the coding sequence ATGATTTTACGAACTGAAAACTTAATCAAGAAATATGGTAACCGGACCGTTGTCAATGGTGTAAACATTAATGTCCAACAGGGAGAAATTGTTGGCTTGCTTGGTCCAAATGGTGCAGGAAAAACCACCACATTTTATATGATTGTTGGATTCATCACACCTGATGTTGGAAAAGTGTTCCTGGATGATATGGATGTTACCAAGGAAGCAATGTATATAAGAGCTAGAAAAGGTCTTGGTTATCTGCCTCAGGAACCATCTGTATTTAGAAAATTAAGTGTAGAAAACAATATAAAAGCGATACTTGAGATGGGTAATCTATCTAAAGAAGAGCAACGTTCAAAATTGGAGAGTCTCATTGATGAATTTCAATTATCGAAAGTTAGAAAAAATCCCGGGGATTCCCTTTCAGGTGGTGAAAGACGTAGAACAGAAATTGCCAGAGCTCTTGCTTCAGATCCAAGTTTTATCCTTCTGGATGAACCATTTGCAGGAATTGATCCAATTGCCGTAGAAGATATACAAAGCATCGTCGCCACTCTGAAGGGAAAAAATATTGGTATCCTGATTACAGATCATAATGTTCAGGAAACTTTGTCTATAACAGATCGAGCATATCTTATTTTTGAAGGTAGAATTTTAAAAAGCGGTACCGCCGAAGAATTGGCCGCAGATGAAAATGTGCGAAGAGTTTATTTGGGGCAAAATTTTGAACTTAAAAAAAGAAAACCAGAACGTGAAGTACTTTAG
- the pdxA gene encoding 4-hydroxythreonine-4-phosphate dehydrogenase PdxA, whose translation MEKIKIGITSGDINSVSLEVILKSLSQESIFQYITPVIYGNIKIASYHKNIVNLENLSLNVINPGEKPKSGRINVVNSWTDNVTINLGKPSVEGGKFAMMALDNALEDLKNGTLDALVTGPIHKYSMKLAGFPFTGHTDYLKDKTNSKEVLMMMVSEKLKVGLVTDHLPLSQVTSQITKELISRKIQIMEQSLIKDFGIEKPHIAVLGLNPHAGEEGMLGSEEEEIIRPAIIEAKKSGVFVAGPYSADGFFGSGHFAKFDGILAMYHDQGLIPFKTLSFHEGVNFTAGLPFVRTSPDHGTAFDIAGRNEADFKSMFHAIVKAKDIVALRKGYVEMRQNVLRKRPKLSEEMSE comes from the coding sequence ATGGAAAAAATAAAAATAGGTATTACAAGTGGTGACATAAATAGTGTTAGTCTGGAGGTTATCTTAAAATCACTTTCTCAGGAAAGCATTTTTCAATATATAACGCCCGTAATTTACGGAAATATTAAAATTGCCTCTTATCATAAAAATATTGTCAATCTGGAAAACCTTTCCCTTAATGTGATTAATCCTGGAGAAAAACCGAAATCCGGAAGAATTAATGTAGTTAATAGTTGGACCGATAACGTTACCATTAACTTAGGAAAACCTTCAGTGGAAGGAGGTAAATTTGCAATGATGGCTTTAGATAATGCCCTGGAGGATTTGAAAAACGGAACTCTTGATGCATTGGTAACCGGCCCTATTCATAAATATTCAATGAAATTAGCTGGGTTTCCTTTTACAGGACATACAGATTATTTAAAAGATAAAACCAACTCAAAGGAGGTATTAATGATGATGGTCAGTGAAAAGCTTAAAGTAGGCCTTGTTACAGATCATCTTCCATTAAGCCAGGTCACCTCACAGATCACAAAGGAATTAATTAGTCGTAAAATCCAAATAATGGAGCAATCGCTGATTAAGGATTTTGGTATTGAAAAACCACATATTGCAGTTTTGGGACTTAATCCACATGCCGGTGAAGAAGGTATGTTGGGTTCTGAAGAGGAGGAAATAATCAGACCTGCAATTATTGAAGCTAAGAAGAGTGGTGTTTTTGTGGCCGGTCCATATTCTGCAGATGGATTTTTTGGGTCCGGGCATTTTGCAAAATTTGATGGCATACTTGCAATGTATCATGATCAGGGATTGATACCATTTAAAACTCTTTCTTTCCATGAGGGCGTAAATTTTACGGCTGGACTGCCCTTTGTAAGAACCTCTCCAGACCATGGAACTGCTTTTGATATTGCTGGCCGAAACGAGGCTGATTTCAAATCAATGTTTCATGCCATTGTAAAGGCTAAAGACATTGTGGCTTTAAGAAAGGGATATGTTGAAATGAGGCAGAATGTGTTAAGAAAAAGGCCAAAGCTGTCAGAAGAAATGAGCGAGTAG
- a CDS encoding aminotransferase class V-fold PLP-dependent enzyme: MEEYFKQFRKGIIGINQIIQSPFSNELKLLYADWTASGRMYSPIEEHLKENIYPFVANTHTETNSTGKAMTEAYHQALHIIKKHVNASSEDLIISSYSGMTGVVNKFQRILGLRLHEKFKDQINLTESERPVVFITHMEHHSNQTSWLETIADVEIIQPDSNGLVDLEYFQLLLDKYKSRKVKFAAVTSCSNVTGIFTPYHKIAAMIHAAGGYCFVDFACSAPYVEINMHPIEPDEYLDAIYFSPHKFLGGPGSTGIIIFNKKLYQNKIPDNPGGGTVDWTNPWGEHKYLDDIESREDGGTPAFLQTIRTALCIKLKEEMGVQNIKKREQEIVDMLWSELNGIEGFNILEAKHKDRLCVVSFYIEGLHYNLGVKMLNDRFGIQVRGGCSCAGTYGHYILNIDKEYSKIVTEMINAGDYSSKAGWIRLSLHPTNTNEEVKFVIKCLKELSQHHLEWAKDYTLDLKRNEISFKDPTEDQWIGQKVKDWFNPKHLYSKQ; this comes from the coding sequence ATGGAGGAGTATTTTAAACAATTCAGAAAAGGAATAATTGGAATTAATCAAATTATTCAGAGTCCTTTTTCAAACGAATTAAAACTATTATATGCAGATTGGACTGCAAGTGGCAGAATGTACAGTCCAATTGAAGAACATCTGAAGGAAAATATCTATCCTTTTGTAGCCAACACACATACTGAAACAAACAGTACCGGCAAAGCAATGACCGAAGCCTACCATCAAGCTTTACACATTATTAAAAAACATGTAAATGCATCATCAGAAGATTTGATTATTTCTTCATACTCCGGGATGACAGGGGTAGTGAACAAATTTCAACGGATACTAGGACTAAGGTTGCATGAAAAATTTAAAGACCAAATAAATTTAACTGAATCAGAAAGACCTGTTGTATTCATTACCCATATGGAACATCATTCCAATCAAACCAGTTGGTTAGAGACCATTGCGGATGTTGAAATAATCCAACCAGATTCAAATGGTTTAGTTGATCTTGAGTATTTCCAATTGCTTTTAGACAAATATAAATCCCGGAAAGTAAAATTTGCTGCCGTTACATCGTGCTCTAATGTTACTGGAATCTTTACTCCTTATCACAAAATAGCAGCTATGATCCATGCTGCCGGCGGTTATTGTTTTGTAGATTTTGCTTGCAGTGCCCCCTATGTTGAAATCAATATGCATCCCATTGAACCTGATGAATATCTTGATGCAATTTATTTCTCCCCGCATAAATTCTTGGGTGGCCCCGGATCAACAGGGATTATAATTTTCAATAAGAAATTATATCAAAATAAAATCCCCGATAACCCTGGAGGAGGAACGGTTGATTGGACCAATCCTTGGGGAGAGCATAAATATCTTGATGACATTGAATCAAGAGAAGATGGGGGAACACCTGCATTTCTTCAAACAATCAGAACCGCTTTATGCATTAAGCTAAAGGAAGAAATGGGTGTTCAAAACATAAAGAAAAGAGAACAGGAAATTGTAGATATGTTGTGGTCTGAATTAAATGGGATTGAAGGCTTCAATATTCTAGAAGCCAAACATAAAGATAGACTTTGTGTAGTCTCATTTTACATTGAAGGGCTTCATTACAACCTTGGGGTTAAAATGCTAAATGATCGATTCGGAATTCAAGTGAGGGGAGGTTGTTCCTGTGCAGGAACCTATGGCCATTATATTTTGAACATTGATAAGGAATATTCCAAAATAGTTACAGAAATGATCAACGCTGGTGACTATTCTTCTAAGGCTGGATGGATCAGATTATCTCTTCATCCCACTAATACAAATGAGGAAGTTAAATTCGTTATCAAATGTCTTAAAGAATTAAGTCAGCATCATTTAGAGTGGGCAAAAGATTATACACTTGATTTAAAACGAAATGAAATTTCATTTAAAGACCCAACTGAAGATCAATGGATAGGCCAAAAAGTGAAGGATTGGTTTAATCCAAAACACCTGTATTCAAAACAATGA
- the greA gene encoding transcription elongation factor GreA produces MTTLNYLTQEGYDRMKIELDHLKTVGRQDVAKAISEAREKGDLSENAEYHAAKDAQGMLELKINELEKKLMNVRIIDESSIDTSKVVLMTNVRLLNHKVNKEIIYKIVSEAESDIKASKISASSPIGQGLLGKKVGDKASIETPGGTMVLEILEITA; encoded by the coding sequence ATGACAACATTGAATTATTTAACTCAGGAAGGGTACGATAGAATGAAGATTGAATTGGATCATCTTAAAACCGTTGGCCGGCAAGATGTCGCAAAAGCGATTTCTGAAGCCAGGGAAAAAGGGGATTTATCTGAAAATGCAGAATACCATGCTGCAAAGGATGCCCAAGGAATGCTTGAGTTGAAAATCAACGAGCTTGAAAAGAAGTTGATGAATGTGAGAATCATCGACGAAAGTTCTATAGACACATCAAAAGTGGTTTTAATGACCAATGTGCGTTTACTAAATCATAAAGTGAATAAAGAAATTATTTACAAAATAGTTTCTGAGGCCGAGTCCGACATTAAAGCAAGTAAGATATCTGCAAGCTCACCCATAGGGCAAGGATTGTTAGGGAAGAAGGTGGGAGACAAGGCTTCTATCGAAACTCCCGGAGGAACCATGGTTTTAGAAATTTTGGAAATTACTGCCTGA
- a CDS encoding glucosaminidase domain-containing protein produces MNRIGLLLVVLIQSLLFLNTRPISVQERYMDQYKDMAMSEMKRSGIPASIKMAQGIMESQSGRSELAKNANNHFGIKCKANWDGETYLHVDDDRDSLGNLTHSCFRMYPSPEDSYKDHTEFLTKRSRYKCLFSLSKSDYYSWAYGLKKCGYATDPSYPVKLIQTIEKYDLYMLDKEVIQAEGQEYIPIEEKLTVQEPVKPTMKEIQTKKSASKNGKLKRKKIYR; encoded by the coding sequence ATGAATCGTATTGGTCTTTTACTAGTTGTGTTGATCCAGTCCTTGTTGTTTTTAAATACACGTCCCATTAGTGTTCAAGAGCGGTATATGGATCAATATAAGGACATGGCAATGAGTGAGATGAAGAGAAGTGGAATTCCGGCCTCTATAAAAATGGCACAAGGAATTATGGAATCCCAATCTGGTAGAAGTGAATTGGCAAAAAATGCCAACAATCATTTTGGAATAAAATGCAAAGCCAATTGGGATGGGGAGACTTATTTACATGTAGATGATGATCGTGATTCACTTGGAAATTTAACTCATTCTTGTTTCAGAATGTATCCATCTCCGGAAGATTCTTACAAAGACCATACTGAATTTCTTACCAAAAGATCCAGATATAAATGTCTTTTCAGCCTATCAAAAAGTGATTACTATTCTTGGGCATATGGTTTGAAAAAGTGTGGATATGCAACAGATCCATCATATCCCGTCAAACTTATACAAACTATAGAAAAATATGATTTGTATATGCTGGACAAAGAAGTCATTCAAGCTGAAGGCCAAGAATATATACCCATTGAAGAAAAGTTAACTGTTCAAGAGCCTGTAAAACCGACCATGAAAGAAATCCAAACTAAAAAGTCAGCAAGCAAAAATGGCAAGTTGAAAAGAAAAAAGATATATAGGTAA
- a CDS encoding M4 family metallopeptidase, which produces MANKLFFSCLSMFLFFGLEAQSSNTIIARNPTNGYLSSITVPQGDDIEQKYFFQIFEKTLGLNQESTMKLSAETRDQYGMSHFRYKQYYKGYPVYGADYILHGKKDKIDHAQGLIIPEIDFNPLVAISSIEATKIAHGKMSNGALANLHNDGHKSENSINQLVVINSLYPFAGGDMKLAYLVELHSYEPLEFKKFFIDAHTGEVIHEFNTLMTCFGEKGTMETLYHGSREVLTEKEGDNFVTKDLSRGKGIIVKSVNGKVYSDSDNIWEAGSVEQKNGAFDLFWGAQSTYDFYKSKLSRASVDGNDMQINAILLDSGAYNNAFWDGTIRTINFGLGDNKTFKTFTALDVVGHELTHGVTQFSAGLEYLYESGAMNEAFSDIFGKSVEYYYDQQSFNWLIGGKVTVNPNSALRSMEDPNRFSNPKLYKGRFWVTGSSDNGGVHSNSGVLNYWFYLLSNGGTGKNELNKDFAVEKMGFDTSIIVAYNLLTNYLTPTSTYLEAKEACMKMVASWWGICSPAYNNVAEAWKAVGLGNSPLDNDLQIFNDRNGLLACKDGLFTLESRIVNNSCTQKILAGEELELSYKLENLPEVKEILKLNQDLNPGDHIVYTFSQNPVITKPGNSRIAVSINLLNDSDTSNNKYNILVSRSPNNSDHDFSINRLSLIGSACPTGDLRYTGSLIANYTGCSVVPAFSDFMLELKFGDSLVAYNFKNRTSVYPNGTLRDQGLVIPRNFLGIKKVEARLIWQKDTVLTNNKTNFQIVFIDYTGKGEVESFSNGKYDSTRVQIFSDSFSRVGINTQTVLNSSAFVTTGSDVFNSVGNFIPVSATDPNTFIRVNPKFTSTLYLCADIGALVKPILRFKLIQKLGTVNYDSMGLNPKLAAFTRVSFKDRSGGPLGVVFYQLAEKVQNVNQIQVEIPIGTHQIEITNLCLNGAIDPVSGEISLENDIVVLDDVVIDELITSVEDPQVADLLLVPNPTNGAMVLFNQSLDDSEIVQYQILDPLGRMVVSSFIRNSRREEIHLPVNLASGQYLLKYFLSNGKQGLKKFTKI; this is translated from the coding sequence ATGGCAAATAAATTATTTTTTTCTTGTTTATCAATGTTCTTGTTTTTTGGGTTAGAAGCTCAGTCATCCAACACAATTATAGCCAGAAACCCAACAAACGGTTATTTGTCCTCTATAACGGTACCACAAGGTGATGATATTGAGCAAAAGTATTTTTTTCAAATATTTGAAAAAACCCTTGGCCTAAATCAGGAGTCTACTATGAAATTAAGTGCAGAAACAAGGGATCAATATGGAATGAGTCACTTCAGGTATAAACAATATTACAAAGGTTATCCGGTCTATGGAGCAGATTATATCCTTCATGGGAAGAAAGATAAAATTGACCATGCACAAGGGCTTATAATTCCAGAAATTGATTTCAATCCGTTGGTAGCAATTTCTAGTATTGAAGCAACAAAAATAGCCCATGGCAAGATGTCAAATGGAGCGTTGGCTAATTTGCATAATGATGGACATAAATCTGAGAATTCAATAAATCAACTTGTCGTGATCAATTCTCTTTATCCGTTTGCAGGTGGTGATATGAAATTGGCTTATCTGGTTGAACTTCATTCTTACGAGCCATTGGAATTTAAGAAGTTTTTCATCGACGCTCATACAGGTGAAGTAATCCATGAATTCAATACATTAATGACTTGTTTTGGAGAAAAGGGTACCATGGAAACATTGTATCACGGCTCAAGAGAAGTACTTACCGAAAAAGAAGGAGATAACTTTGTAACCAAGGACCTATCTAGAGGGAAAGGGATTATAGTTAAAAGTGTAAATGGTAAAGTATATTCAGATTCTGATAACATTTGGGAAGCAGGGTCTGTAGAGCAAAAGAATGGTGCTTTCGATTTATTCTGGGGCGCTCAAAGCACTTATGACTTTTATAAAAGTAAGTTGTCCCGAGCCAGCGTAGATGGAAATGATATGCAGATCAATGCAATCTTGTTGGATTCAGGAGCCTATAACAATGCTTTTTGGGATGGAACCATTAGAACAATAAATTTTGGATTAGGGGATAACAAAACCTTTAAAACTTTTACCGCACTAGATGTTGTGGGTCATGAATTAACGCATGGCGTTACCCAATTTTCCGCAGGTTTAGAGTACCTCTATGAGTCAGGTGCAATGAATGAAGCCTTTAGCGATATTTTTGGTAAATCCGTTGAGTATTATTATGATCAACAAAGTTTTAATTGGCTAATAGGGGGTAAAGTCACCGTAAATCCTAATTCTGCATTGAGAAGTATGGAAGATCCAAACCGTTTTAGCAACCCAAAATTGTATAAAGGGCGTTTTTGGGTTACGGGTTCTTCAGATAACGGCGGCGTACATTCTAATAGCGGAGTATTAAATTATTGGTTTTACCTATTGAGTAATGGAGGAACAGGTAAGAATGAATTAAATAAAGATTTTGCTGTAGAGAAAATGGGTTTTGATACCTCTATTATTGTCGCATATAACCTGTTAACCAATTATTTAACTCCTACGTCTACCTACCTTGAAGCAAAAGAGGCATGTATGAAAATGGTAGCGTCATGGTGGGGTATTTGTTCGCCGGCGTATAATAATGTGGCAGAAGCCTGGAAAGCAGTAGGACTGGGTAACAGTCCGCTTGATAATGACCTTCAGATATTTAATGACCGGAATGGGTTATTGGCCTGCAAGGACGGACTCTTTACGCTGGAGTCACGGATTGTTAACAACAGCTGTACACAAAAAATTCTTGCCGGGGAAGAACTGGAACTGAGTTATAAGTTGGAAAATTTACCTGAGGTAAAAGAAATTTTAAAACTAAATCAGGATTTAAATCCGGGAGACCACATTGTATATACTTTTTCACAGAATCCGGTCATCACCAAACCAGGAAACTCAAGAATAGCCGTTTCTATCAACCTCCTTAATGACAGTGACACAAGCAACAACAAATACAATATCTTGGTTTCACGAAGTCCAAATAATTCGGATCATGACTTCTCCATCAACCGTCTCAGCCTTATTGGTTCAGCTTGTCCAACAGGTGACCTTCGCTATACCGGATCACTCATTGCAAATTACACCGGTTGTTCAGTGGTGCCTGCCTTTAGTGACTTTATGCTTGAATTGAAGTTTGGTGATAGTTTGGTCGCTTATAATTTTAAAAACCGAACTTCAGTTTACCCAAATGGCACTCTACGGGATCAGGGATTGGTTATTCCTAGAAATTTTCTTGGAATTAAAAAAGTTGAAGCAAGATTGATTTGGCAAAAAGACACCGTATTAACTAATAATAAGACCAACTTTCAAATAGTATTTATTGATTATACAGGTAAAGGCGAGGTTGAAAGTTTCTCTAATGGCAAGTATGATTCAACGCGAGTGCAGATTTTTTCAGATTCCTTTTCAAGAGTGGGCATAAATACCCAAACTGTATTAAATTCATCGGCCTTTGTAACCACCGGATCAGATGTATTCAATTCAGTAGGTAATTTTATCCCGGTAAGTGCAACTGATCCAAATACTTTTATTCGAGTGAACCCAAAGTTTACATCAACTCTCTATTTATGTGCAGATATTGGCGCCCTTGTCAAACCAATTCTCAGGTTTAAACTAATTCAGAAATTAGGTACAGTTAATTATGATTCAATGGGTCTTAATCCAAAATTAGCAGCATTTACAAGAGTAAGTTTCAAGGACAGATCTGGTGGACCACTTGGAGTAGTGTTTTATCAATTAGCCGAGAAGGTGCAAAATGTAAATCAAATACAGGTGGAAATACCAATTGGTACGCATCAAATTGAGATAACCAATCTTTGCTTAAATGGGGCTATTGATCCGGTTAGTGGAGAAATATCATTAGAGAATGATATTGTGGTCCTAGATGATGTAGTGATTGATGAGTTAATAACCTCAGTTGAAGATCCACAGGTAGCAGACCTTTTATTAGTCCCCAACCCGACCAACGGTGCTATGGTACTTTTCAATCAGTCCCTTGATGATTCAGAAATTGTTCAATATCAGATTTTGGATCCTTTGGGTAGAATGGTCGTGAGCTCATTCATTCGGAATTCAAGGAGAGAGGAAATCCACTTACCAGTTAATTTAGCCTCAGGCCAATATCTATTAAAATATTTCCTTAGTAACGGGAAGCAAGGTTTAAAGAAATTTACCAAAATTTAA